In one Brassica oleracea var. oleracea cultivar TO1000 chromosome C9, BOL, whole genome shotgun sequence genomic region, the following are encoded:
- the LOC106313748 gene encoding protein SPIRAL1-like, with translation MGRGNSCGGGQSSLNYLFGGGGDAPPPKPAPAPSAPPAQAPVAVTATALTTATTSVEPAEVNKQIPAGIKTPVNNYARAEGQNTGNFLTDRPSTKVHAAPGGGSSLDYLFTGGK, from the exons ATGGGTCGTGGAAACAGCTGTGGTGGAGGTCAAAGCTCACTCAATTATCTCTTCGGTGGTGGTGGTGATGCTCCTCCTCCTAAGCCCGCTCCAGCTCCTTCTGCTCCACCAGCACAAGCACCTGTAGCTGTGACTGCAACTGCTCTCACCACCGCTACTACCAGCGTTGAGCCTGCAGAGGTCAACAAGCAGATACCTGCTGGTATCAAAACTCCTGTTAACAACTATGCTCGAGCTGAAGGGCAAAACACTGGAAACTTCCTCACT GACCGTCCTTCGACCAAAGTCCATGCAGCTCCTGGAGGTGGATCATCCTTGGATTATCTTTTCACTGGTGGCAAGTAA